In Lolium rigidum isolate FL_2022 chromosome 3, APGP_CSIRO_Lrig_0.1, whole genome shotgun sequence, the genomic window CTGGATCCAGTGGCAACAAGTACCGCGGTCAGTTTTGACTATTTTTTAGTCGACTAAGAATTAACTTATATAGATATATATTGTAACTTATAACTAACTAACACGAATACCAAAACAATCAATATTATATTGTAACTTATAACTAACATGAATACCAAAACAATCAATAGTTTGTGCTTTTTTTCTCATCTGCAatcatgttgcaactcatgactagaTGAATCACAATCAATCCAACTGCTCAGAtatttttcttagttgcaacTTATATGTAAGTGGTAAATTTTAGATGCAATCCATgttacaacttttttttttgaatcaaGCAATCCATGTTACAACTTATAGCAAGAACGAATCATGACCAAATCTAACGGTCTAGAAGTTAACTGATCATGAAATTAATTCCTAGTCGATTAAATATTAGCAAGACCATATTTTTGTTACAAgactcatgattgttctccctctCTCTCGATTCTTTATTCTATACTTTCCACGGCTCTCTTCTTTTTTCACCTCCCTATCTATGGTatcaaattaatattattagaatcATCACGGAAATACTTTAGATAGTATGCATTCGGTATTTTTTTAATGTCGACATTTTCTACatgcttggtcaaactttacaaacTTGACTTTGATGAAAATTCATATGCAATGTACTGAGAAAGAGAGGGAGTATTTCCCCATCATTGTACAGTTGTATATCCATTTTCTTGTATTTATCAGGTTAATAGTGTGTAATCATGTCTTTGTCATATGTTTAGGAATCCATCTTTTGAGAATATAGCATCATTTGTTTTTCCTACAACGCAATCAGGCAACATGCTATGTTCTCAATCCATGTATAGGAtaacttgatttttttttcttttatttgaagaTATGGTTACAGAAAGCGGTGTGACCGCGGTAACCAGAGGACAGGAAACCAAATCTATGACTTCTATTAGTACAAGAAAAATAATTCTGAGCCAACAAATATCTAGCAGATTTAAGTGCCAACGCGATCCTCCCCACAAAGTGCCAACATGATTTATGGACAAATTCAATTTAAACTCAGATATATTCCGACTCAGACTGTTAGTTTCGTTAGGCACCATAAGTATGAATAGGCCACAAATATTCTCAGAATCTGAAATATAACCTCCCAGACTTATGGGCAAAGGCAAAATAGAAAAACTTCAGCCTCTGTCAAACATAACTCGAGGATTTTAATGTTATGTGGGACTCTTGGCGCGACATAATCTGCTCCACTAACGAATAGGCTGGTACTGCCCTGGTACTCGTTTTGGAGGAAGTTTGCGAAGGATGAATAGGACAAGGGCAGATGGCAGTATCTCTGTCAACTGTAGAGGGCATACACATATCAGAATACAAGTGGCACAAATATGAAGGAAGTGGACTATAATATACTTACCATATAGTAAAAGAAATCCAGAATTGGGTGATCCAAGACCTCAAGAGATAGATCAGTATCAAATGACGACACTGCCATCTATAACCAAAACAAATACAGGGTAAATTTATAAACTTAAACCGGTGAGAAGAAAAAATGACATGTGTTTTACCCCATACTGGGTTTAcgaactatatatatataggctgTTGAGGGTATACGGTGTACAGACAAGTCTAGAAAACTAAACTCACTTCATGAAACGTTCTAGCTTATTCATTTATTATACTCCGTAAGCATGTACCTTTTGGGATACATGCTGTTAAACCGTGAAAACTTGGGCTACTGATACAGTTACAAAATTCAGATTGGATATCAAAACCATAAAGGTGGTTCTGAAAAAGGACTTGCAGAATATTATAATTTGGTTGGGTTCAACAAATATGTTATAGTCAAAACTGTTGGTCAATTTTGTTTCGGGACTGCATcaataaaaaaaaatattataCTCCCTCCAGTAAATAGAACCATTGTGATCTAAATTGTTGCCTTGTTTAAGGTGCCATTTAGTACATTACGTGCTAAACACAGTTTAAATTACTTTCATATGATTTATTGCGAATTTAACACTAGCAATActaaaaaaatacacaaaatacagaaccggataaaacatgtagagctTAAGCAAACCAAATGTACTAAACTGTTGGCTCATCTAATCCAAGATAGACATTTAGGTTTGTGAACAGAGAATCAAAGTATGTCTGGTATTTGACAATAATGATTCGAAATGCAGTTTGGCAAATTCCATACAAATTACGCATTAAAAAAAAATATACACAGAACACGCAACTGGAAACACAAAATATATACACTAGATAAAATAGCATGGCTTCATATTCAACACTCGATATCATTCGCTGATTTCACATCTCATGTTCAACAAGTGTTTACATATGACTGTCTGAGTGTCCATGCTTTGTACCAGTTATTAAAAAGGCATCAACACTGAAAGTGCTtcgattttgaaaaaaatatgcaCATGAGCTGAGCAAAAAGTACCAAGTGAGTATACTCACCACGATGCATCTTATCAGAAAGCAGGTAAAGCAAATCGCTGTCACGGTTCCAACCTGACAGACAATTAATGAAAGCAAAGTTAGCACATTCAGTTACCAGCACAAGAACAGGTACAAGGGAAAAACAGATCAACTAAGTACACCCATGCATCTATAAGTATGATGTTGTTAACTTTTACTGGGATATATCAGCATTCAAGTAAGATTTTCTGTGCAGATAAGCCCCATGGAAGCATTTGTTCTGCAGAACAGCCTACTAACAGACAAGCAAATGCGTAGATGCTACCGATAAAAAGTACTGTCATGACCTCATAAAGCTTTTTTCTGCGGCCCTTTGATTCGATCGGGAAGCGCCTCAGCATGAAGAACAGCCTACACAAAAGGGAAAGAAAGCACACCTTCAAAATAAATCAATCACACAAGGCCCACTATGTGCAAAACAAATTAAACAGCTAGCTACCTTCCACCATATATTAAGAAACCCAGGAGAGCTATAAAGGATATAACTGCAAATGAACAAAAGACCATCAACAAACTACACAGTTAATAATATAAAAGGGAAATTCAACGAAAAGGACAGAAATTACCTGATATAAATATCTTACACACAAGCTCAACCAGAGGATTATCATGTATCCCAAGGTATATCCAAATGCAAACCTGTATATATCTTGTATTGTATTAGTGGTCAACTACGTTACAGAATAGATAAACTGTGAACTATTAGgaacataaaatatatttttcaacaCACAAAAATAATCCAACTGACCTAAGAATGCTTTTACTGTGGTTCATTGAATACAACAATATTCAAGAAAAACGTTTATAAAAATTGAAATGACTGACTAGGTAAAAACCAACCTGAATTACATAAATGCAGCTATTAACGGCGATGTATATAATCCTTAGCTTGCGCGTGGGAAGATTCTTAGCCTGGAATGgatacagaaaaaagaaaaataactcAACTAATTCCTGGATTAAATTTACGAAAAGGAAACATACAATATGTGAATAATACCTGATGGTATATTTCTGCCCAGAACAGAACAAGTAATGTGTAGGTTGAGAAAAATAAAAGACCAGGAAGCTCCAATAACACCAAAGTATACACCTGTTGAAACATAGCGTTCAGTTAAGCAATCAAACTACAAACCAACACGGAAAGTTGGGGTGAAGCTCAATTGAACACCCTATAAATGAAAATATGATTATGAACTGCAAGCATAAAATTCTCGTAATTATTAGTCTAACAGGATTGAATAATCTATATGGCCATAAAAGAGCTCAACAATTTTTAGAATTCAGACCAATCAACTTAAGTGAATCTGTGAGTGGTTCTTACTTTTGTTTGAAACAGGAATACATGTGCATGAAGTCCAAATACGACAGCACGAACTGCAAGAGGCACCCCATAATTAGTGACAAGATATCTCAACGGAGAGAAGTGTATTAAAAGGACAGAAAATTACCGCCATTTACGATGAAGTTCATGAGATGGAAAACCTTCTGTGTGGTCCAACCAAATTCAGGCACTCGCAACTGAATTCTGATCAACTGAACCTGTACAAAGGGAGAATATGTGAGTGTGGAAATAATGAAAGAGTAGAACTTTGTGGATCAAAAACTGAATTTAGTGGCATAACATAACATCACATTTCatttcaacaaaaaaaatagcATTTCATTGAATCAATAGCAATAAACAACATCTGTCCAAACAaaaactaaataggaacacaacaTTCTAAAAAAATCAAGGTTATTTGTGCAAATTTAGAAAAACTACTTGATCAGAAGTAGTTATAGACTTATAGTAAATGCCACTCTTCAGTGTGCATGTAAATCCTTTTAATGGAGAAGAAATAATGCAACATTATGTGGGAATTTATTGGCCCAGTAGTAGCTGTTTGTTCATTATTCGCACTGAACAGTATAG contains:
- the LOC124702736 gene encoding tobamovirus multiplication protein 1-like: MRKLASSSLSTLPSPEMAAAAALALGGWWEQVNGSPEWQDGAFFSLSAAYALVSAVALVQLIRIQLRVPEFGWTTQKVFHLMNFIVNGVRAVVFGLHAHVFLFQTKVYTLVLLELPGLLFFSTYTLLVLFWAEIYHQAKNLPTRKLRIIYIAVNSCIYVIQVCIWIYLGIHDNPLVELVCKIFISVISFIALLGFLIYGGRLFFMLRRFPIESKGRRKKLYEVGTVTAICFTCFLIRCIVMAVSSFDTDLSLEVLDHPILDFFYYMLTEILPSALVLFILRKLPPKRVPGQYQPIR